One stretch of Paenibacillus sp. AN1007 DNA includes these proteins:
- a CDS encoding putative holin-like toxin, protein MEVKDAMTLMLLFGTFILALLTYINNNKRK, encoded by the coding sequence ATGGAAGTGAAAGATGCGATGACTCTAATGCTATTATTCGGTACATTCATTCTTGCACTTTTGACGTATATCAATAACAACAAGAGAAAGTAA
- a CDS encoding shikimate kinase: MKFILIFGPQAVGKMTVGHELTKITELKLFHNHMSIELFHPFFGFGSETWRLSSIVRRELFESFASSNQYGLIFTYLWGFDLQKDWEFVKQTCNLFESKGAEIYFVELESDIEERLKRNKTAFRLDQKPTKRNIEYSEMDLIKTMEEHRLNSKEGEITRENYLRINNTNLSADEVARLIKDEFNL; the protein is encoded by the coding sequence ATGAAGTTCATATTGATATTTGGCCCACAGGCCGTTGGAAAGATGACGGTTGGTCATGAATTAACGAAAATAACGGAATTGAAATTGTTTCACAATCACATGTCGATCGAGCTATTTCATCCCTTTTTTGGTTTTGGTAGTGAAACTTGGAGGTTATCAAGTATCGTAAGAAGAGAGCTTTTTGAATCGTTCGCAAGCAGCAACCAGTATGGACTTATTTTTACTTACCTTTGGGGGTTTGATCTTCAGAAGGACTGGGAATTCGTCAAGCAAACATGTAACTTGTTTGAATCGAAAGGGGCAGAAATTTATTTTGTTGAATTAGAGTCAGATATAGAAGAACGATTAAAACGAAATAAAACGGCGTTTAGACTTGATCAAAAACCAACAAAAAGAAATATTGAATATTCTGAAATGGACTTAATCAAAACGATGGAAGAACATCGACTCAATTCTAAAGAGGGAGAAATTACTAGAGAGAACTATTTGAGAATCAATAATACAAATTTAAGTGCAGATGAAGTCGCAAGATTAATTAAAGATGAATTTAATTTATAG
- a CDS encoding helix-turn-helix transcriptional regulator encodes MISYKPFQKLLIDREIKKQDLLRMTGISSATMAKLNTNEYVSLEVIDKLCTALECQPGDLLEHLTDQ; translated from the coding sequence ATGATAAGTTATAAACCATTTCAAAAATTATTGATTGACAGGGAGATTAAGAAACAAGATTTATTGAGAATGACGGGAATTTCATCTGCAACGATGGCAAAGCTCAACACAAATGAGTATGTATCTTTAGAAGTCATTGATAAATTATGTACGGCATTGGAATGCCAACCTGGAGATCTTTTGGAACATCTAACAGACCAATGA
- a CDS encoding DUF4062 domain-containing protein: MKPRIFVSSTYYDLKHIRNSIERFILQYGFEPVLFESGNVYFEFNQELDISCYNEVKLCHMMILIIGGRYGAPSSEEKHLEFIEGYEKNYISITRREFKEAVSNNIPIFIFIDKNVYSEYHTFKKNKDAILTLINEPDSKFNFAYVDSTNVFDFIDEVKVKALTTFEKFDDIETYLRSQIASMFFNYLIDLKSQKDKKEVLNSVTELQNISNRMNEMVNEIGRTVLSETGQYEDAVKKQNEKTISMYTKKIVQLLKFQEDYVFSAEKERPVVFEVTQVIYDDLLNNSRLFDKKGSIREGDIIADDLGNEVIKEVNEKLKKLKNNLQILVSTSLLDVLKLYKSKITPLYDNNGIESLFKETLELELEDVLWLPF; the protein is encoded by the coding sequence ATGAAGCCTAGGATATTTGTAAGTTCTACATATTACGACTTGAAACATATCAGAAATAGTATTGAAAGATTTATTTTGCAGTATGGGTTTGAGCCCGTTTTATTTGAAAGTGGTAATGTGTATTTTGAATTCAATCAAGAATTGGATATTTCTTGTTACAATGAGGTCAAGCTTTGCCATATGATGATACTAATCATTGGTGGGCGTTATGGTGCCCCTTCCAGTGAAGAGAAGCACCTGGAATTTATCGAGGGTTATGAGAAAAATTATATCTCAATAACTAGAAGAGAGTTTAAAGAAGCTGTAAGTAACAATATTCCAATCTTTATCTTTATTGATAAGAACGTATATTCGGAATATCATACGTTTAAGAAAAATAAGGATGCAATCTTAACGCTCATCAATGAACCGGACTCAAAGTTTAACTTTGCGTATGTTGACAGTACAAATGTTTTTGATTTTATTGATGAAGTTAAGGTGAAAGCTTTAACCACTTTCGAAAAATTCGATGATATTGAAACATATTTAAGAAGCCAAATTGCTTCAATGTTTTTTAACTACCTCATTGATCTTAAATCTCAAAAAGATAAGAAAGAAGTGCTGAACTCCGTTACTGAGCTCCAAAACATTTCTAATAGAATGAATGAAATGGTAAATGAAATAGGTCGTACAGTATTATCTGAAACAGGACAATACGAAGATGCTGTAAAAAAACAGAACGAAAAAACAATTTCAATGTATACCAAGAAAATTGTTCAGTTATTGAAATTTCAGGAAGACTATGTTTTTTCGGCGGAGAAAGAAAGACCTGTTGTCTTTGAAGTAACTCAAGTAATTTATGATGATTTGCTTAATAACTCTAGGCTATTTGACAAGAAGGGCTCTATTCGCGAAGGTGATATTATCGCGGATGATCTGGGTAATGAAGTAATAAAAGAGGTTAATGAAAAGCTAAAAAAATTGAAAAATAATTTGCAAATACTCGTATCGACAAGTCTTCTTGATGTTCTTAAATTGTATAAAAGCAAAATCACCCCGTTATACGATAATAATGGTATTGAAAGCTTATTTAAAGAAACTCTAGAATTAGAACTTGAAGATGTTTTGTGGTTGCCTTTTTGA
- a CDS encoding DUF1643 domain-containing protein codes for MKQDAIFDPERKYRYLLTREWDVNLPKLLYIMLNPSIANKFQYGSLEIVNLYSLISTDPEGLKKSLIDPIGSENDKHIREAALRADRVIVAWGEKHFFNKRDKQVIELLRSEEIELFCLKMAKTGHPRHPSRLRHNIEELIRFG; via the coding sequence ATGAAGCAAGACGCTATATTTGATCCTGAAAGAAAGTATAGATATTTGTTGACTAGAGAATGGGATGTAAATCTCCCCAAATTGTTGTACATAATGTTAAACCCGAGTATTGCAAATAAATTTCAATACGGTTCACTTGAGATTGTTAATCTTTATAGCTTGATATCAACCGATCCAGAAGGATTGAAAAAATCGTTAATAGACCCTATAGGTTCTGAGAACGACAAACATATAAGGGAAGCAGCGTTAAGAGCTGATCGAGTGATCGTAGCGTGGGGAGAAAAACATTTTTTCAATAAACGTGATAAGCAAGTAATAGAATTATTGAGAAGCGAGGAAATCGAACTATTTTGTTTGAAGATGGCTAAGACCGGCCATCCAAGACACCCTTCAAGGCTTAGACATAATATAGAAGAATTGATTAGGTTTGGATGA